A window from Aquabacterium sp. NJ1 encodes these proteins:
- a CDS encoding YdcF family protein, producing the protein MTALVLPPVPFLVLIVVGARLILPRRGLGYLVLLLGVLGIWFSNCQVTALALQDHVLKPPGPLQGAELARLEAAGKAYAQQVAQLRRAGRGGAVAPSVAVMALGAGREPLAPEYGVSDLTHFSAERLRYAIWLGHRTGLPVGFSGGVGWAQQGDVGASEAETAARVAQQFYGVPLRWTETRSADTRQNALLTVTMLGEQQVQEVVVVTDAFHMPRAMRVFNEAARHEAALHPDRPVLKVTPAPTHYWRREGGLDWLPSVGGATNVRVALKEALAQLTGV; encoded by the coding sequence TTGACTGCATTGGTCTTGCCGCCCGTGCCGTTTCTGGTGCTGATCGTGGTGGGGGCACGTTTGATCCTGCCTCGGCGAGGGCTGGGGTATCTGGTGCTTTTGCTGGGGGTGCTGGGGATCTGGTTCAGCAACTGCCAGGTCACGGCGCTGGCCTTGCAAGACCACGTTCTGAAGCCGCCGGGCCCTTTGCAAGGGGCCGAACTGGCCAGGCTGGAGGCGGCTGGCAAGGCCTATGCTCAGCAAGTGGCCCAGTTGCGACGGGCCGGTCGAGGTGGTGCCGTGGCGCCGTCTGTGGCGGTCATGGCGCTGGGGGCGGGGCGTGAGCCTCTGGCGCCCGAGTATGGGGTGTCCGACCTGACGCACTTCTCGGCGGAGCGCTTGCGCTATGCCATCTGGTTGGGGCATCGCACGGGCTTGCCTGTTGGCTTCAGCGGCGGTGTGGGTTGGGCACAGCAGGGGGATGTGGGGGCTTCAGAAGCGGAAACTGCCGCGCGTGTGGCCCAGCAGTTTTACGGCGTGCCCCTGCGCTGGACGGAGACTCGCTCGGCCGACACCCGCCAGAATGCCTTGCTGACGGTGACGATGCTGGGCGAGCAACAGGTGCAGGAGGTCGTGGTGGTGACCGACGCCTTCCACATGCCCAGGGCGATGCGCGTGTTCAATGAAGCGGCCAGGCACGAAGCGGCCTTGCACCCGGATCGGCCTGTGCTCAAAGTGACGCCGGCGCCTACCCATTACTGGCGCCGCGAAGGGGGGCTGGATTGGCTACCCTCTGTCGGTGGGGCAACCAATGTGCGCGTGGCCTTGAAAGAAGCGCTGGCGCAACTCACGGGCGTATAA
- the msrA gene encoding peptide-methionine (S)-S-oxide reductase MsrA, with translation MSAHNPTTDAVRQEENWEEATFGGGCFWCVETVFNQLRGVLEAESGYSNGQHPHPTYEDVCSGHTGHAEVVRVRFDPTQVSYPQLLEVFFAIHDPTTLNRQGHDVGTQYRSGIYTHSARQAEQARDIIDELATSRVFRDPIVTEVLPVSNYHPAEAYHQRYFEHHPSQGYCAVVIGPKVEKFRKTFVELLKGPGAE, from the coding sequence ATGAGCGCACACAACCCCACCACCGATGCCGTCAGACAGGAAGAGAACTGGGAAGAAGCCACCTTTGGTGGTGGCTGCTTCTGGTGCGTCGAAACCGTGTTCAACCAGCTACGCGGGGTGCTGGAGGCCGAATCGGGCTACAGCAACGGCCAGCATCCCCACCCGACCTATGAAGACGTGTGCAGTGGCCACACAGGCCATGCCGAGGTCGTGCGCGTGCGTTTCGACCCCACACAGGTCAGCTACCCGCAGTTGCTGGAGGTCTTTTTCGCCATCCACGACCCGACCACGCTCAACCGGCAAGGCCATGACGTGGGCACGCAATACCGCTCGGGCATCTACACGCACAGCGCCCGACAAGCCGAACAGGCCCGAGACATCATCGACGAGCTGGCCACCAGCCGTGTCTTCCGCGACCCGATCGTCACCGAAGTGCTGCCCGTGAGCAACTACCACCCAGCGGAGGCCTACCACCAGCGCTACTTCGAGCACCACCCTTCACAGGGCTACTGCGCCGTGGTGATCGGCCCCAAGGTCGAGAAATTCCGCAAGACGTTTGTGGAGTTGCTCAAGGGGCCAGGCGCTGAATGA
- the pdxH gene encoding pyridoxamine 5'-phosphate oxidase, with the protein MDKTPHDLAQMRKSYEQAELDESHVRPQPIDQFHHWFDEAVRAKALEPNAMTLATVSAEGRPSTRVLLLKGADASGLVWFTNYGSRKGQDLASNAMAAMQFFWPELERVVRIEGRVTRVSEADSDAYYHSRPVGSRIGAWASPQSQVLPSRAVLEAAWKEQQAKLGDNPPRPAHWGGYRLVPDHWEFWQGRSSRLHDRIAYDLQADGNWLIQRLAP; encoded by the coding sequence ATGGACAAGACACCGCACGATCTGGCGCAGATGCGCAAAAGCTATGAACAAGCCGAACTCGATGAGTCGCATGTTCGTCCACAACCCATCGACCAGTTTCACCACTGGTTTGACGAGGCGGTGCGTGCCAAGGCGCTGGAGCCCAATGCGATGACGCTGGCCACGGTCAGCGCCGAAGGCCGCCCCTCGACGCGGGTGTTGCTGCTCAAGGGGGCAGATGCCAGCGGCCTGGTGTGGTTCACCAATTACGGCAGCCGCAAGGGGCAGGACCTGGCGAGCAACGCCATGGCCGCCATGCAGTTCTTCTGGCCCGAGCTGGAGCGCGTGGTGCGCATCGAGGGCCGGGTGACCCGCGTGTCGGAGGCAGATTCAGACGCCTACTACCATAGCCGCCCCGTTGGTTCGCGCATTGGTGCCTGGGCGTCGCCCCAGAGCCAGGTGTTGCCGTCCCGCGCGGTGCTGGAGGCCGCCTGGAAGGAGCAGCAAGCCAAGCTGGGTGACAACCCGCCGCGGCCGGCGCATTGGGGCGGCTACCGCCTCGTGCCGGATCACTGGGAGTTCTGGCAAGGGCGCAGTTCGCGTCTGCACGACCGCATCGCCTACGACTTGCAGGCGGATGGCAACTGGCTCATTCAGCGCCTGGCCCCTTGA
- a CDS encoding NTP transferase domain-containing protein: MDRLPTLLVLASAPSRTEEIVSPPSALRAFSTLDSTLRMGLSSGLPILLAAPAVIGIRARQLLSGNCVIDVSDNVQNEQLQTDLFTRAVVAGVLSSANANGWILLPANTPMLRSETLKKVAHAMATQSVVYPQFRQIPGHPIGFSSEFFSELIRMQSERDFLRLIARYPAQGIDVDDPGILLGEGLPSDQRFTINQITTAQHSRLAN; this comes from the coding sequence ATGGACCGTTTGCCTACTTTGCTGGTGTTGGCTAGTGCTCCTTCCAGAACGGAAGAAATTGTATCCCCCCCTAGTGCACTAAGGGCATTTTCGACGTTGGATTCGACACTTCGAATGGGGTTATCTAGTGGGCTACCTATTTTGTTAGCGGCCCCCGCAGTGATCGGCATACGCGCCCGTCAGCTGCTCTCCGGCAATTGCGTGATTGACGTATCAGACAACGTGCAGAATGAGCAATTACAAACGGACCTCTTTACTCGCGCCGTTGTAGCAGGCGTACTATCCAGCGCAAACGCCAATGGTTGGATACTGTTACCTGCCAATACCCCAATGCTTAGGAGTGAAACCTTAAAAAAGGTCGCTCATGCTATGGCGACACAATCAGTTGTTTACCCTCAATTTCGCCAAATACCCGGACATCCAATTGGGTTCTCCTCCGAGTTCTTTTCGGAATTGATACGCATGCAAAGTGAACGTGATTTTTTGCGTCTAATTGCACGCTACCCTGCTCAAGGAATTGACGTTGACGATCCCGGAATTTTGCTTGGAGAAGGGTTACCTTCAGATCAAAGATTCACAATCAATCAAATAACCACAGCACAACATTCGCGACTGGCAAATTAA
- a CDS encoding outer membrane beta-barrel protein, translating to MKRVLAVVTAFFSLVPAAYSQGYAGAVYSFTNVDFGCPSAGGCDKSAKGWKFYGGAALSPKNTVDFGFGKIGAFEVSYFQFGRARTKDATATEVYYDADNTGLNATRVVPAQYSADTNALSVALVAKIPLVDQVAFSVKAGAAYVTSTYRTEVNGQSRGSESASKLKPYLGLGVEYDIPDLIKLIGTFDITKFDVAGHKGNASMVGLGAEKAF from the coding sequence ATGAAGCGCGTTTTGGCTGTCGTAACAGCATTTTTCTCGCTGGTGCCCGCTGCCTACTCTCAAGGCTATGCTGGCGCTGTTTATTCCTTCACTAATGTTGATTTTGGTTGCCCTTCTGCTGGAGGGTGCGATAAGTCGGCAAAAGGGTGGAAGTTTTATGGGGGGGCAGCCTTATCCCCTAAAAATACAGTTGATTTTGGATTTGGTAAGATTGGTGCCTTTGAGGTTTCTTACTTTCAATTTGGGCGAGCCCGAACAAAAGACGCTACTGCAACTGAGGTGTACTACGATGCTGATAATACTGGGTTGAATGCAACTCGTGTTGTTCCTGCTCAATACTCTGCCGATACCAATGCATTGTCTGTGGCGTTGGTTGCAAAAATTCCTTTGGTCGATCAGGTTGCGTTTAGTGTTAAGGCTGGTGCTGCATATGTGACTTCCACATATCGCACTGAAGTTAATGGCCAATCAAGAGGTAGTGAGTCGGCTTCCAAGCTAAAGCCCTACCTTGGGCTTGGCGTTGAATACGATATTCCTGATTTGATCAAGTTGATTGGTACTTTTGACATTACGAAGTTTGATGTCGCAGGACACAAGGGTAATGCAAGTATGGTTGGTTTAGGGGCGGAGAAGGCTTTTTGA
- a CDS encoding OmpW family protein: MKFSALSRTGFAVALSAVLASMVAPAQAETVDSIFAKVSPSVRDRMFFRLNYIRANVKTTSGNTYDVTGPVVATDEIKNRLGSGNPTFTSSNGISKNQFNTLNTSLFSQIPGVGAIPDDVASGYTCEASGIGTPCGIKARGQAMVGTPAVSVGYYLDDELSWVLEAYVLAAPLKVDIYGDGANHLNGQKIVSLKMLPPTAVLGRYFGAAKDQIRPFLGFGASYAMFFDARATDYLNAYQGGASAGDTTVTVENVLGWGPFLGLKANIDESWHASISVGKLRYKTDATLTTRNTTITSGSDVLKDYGPRLAYTIENSPVSTTALMCDLAKQKFGNSTCNLGTYVRKTSTTLDNTLFTFGVGRSF; encoded by the coding sequence ATGAAATTTTCAGCCTTGTCGCGAACGGGGTTCGCGGTGGCTTTGTCTGCAGTGCTGGCTTCGATGGTGGCTCCGGCTCAAGCCGAGACTGTGGACAGTATTTTCGCGAAGGTGTCGCCCTCGGTTCGTGATCGGATGTTTTTCCGGTTGAATTACATCCGCGCGAATGTAAAAACAACCTCTGGCAATACTTATGATGTAACGGGCCCCGTTGTTGCGACAGATGAAATCAAGAATCGACTTGGTTCGGGTAATCCAACTTTTACCTCCAGCAACGGGATTAGTAAGAATCAGTTTAATACGCTGAATACAAGTCTGTTTAGTCAAATTCCTGGAGTGGGTGCAATTCCTGATGATGTTGCCTCGGGCTATACCTGTGAGGCTAGTGGGATAGGAACCCCCTGTGGAATCAAGGCGCGCGGGCAAGCCATGGTTGGTACCCCAGCCGTTTCCGTTGGGTATTATCTGGATGATGAGCTTAGCTGGGTGCTCGAAGCCTATGTGTTGGCTGCGCCACTCAAAGTTGATATCTACGGTGATGGTGCAAATCACCTCAATGGTCAAAAAATCGTTAGTTTAAAAATGTTGCCACCTACGGCGGTGTTGGGGCGATATTTCGGGGCAGCAAAAGATCAAATTCGACCATTCTTGGGATTTGGTGCTTCCTATGCGATGTTTTTTGATGCTAGAGCCACCGATTATTTGAATGCATATCAAGGAGGGGCGAGCGCAGGAGATACGACGGTTACGGTTGAGAACGTGCTGGGTTGGGGGCCTTTCTTGGGCTTGAAGGCTAATATTGATGAATCATGGCATGCTAGTATCAGCGTCGGTAAGCTTCGATACAAAACGGATGCGACGCTGACTACTCGTAATACAACTATTACGAGCGGCTCTGATGTTTTGAAGGATTACGGTCCAAGGTTGGCCTACACCATCGAAAATAGTCCTGTGTCTACTACAGCCTTGATGTGCGACCTCGCTAAGCAGAAATTTGGCAATAGTACCTGTAATCTTGGGACTTACGTGCGGAAGACGTCGACCACTTTGGATAACACGCTGTTTACCTTTGGCGTGGGACGATCTTTCTGA
- a CDS encoding PEP-CTERM sorting domain-containing protein: protein MKFAMKSIVAAAAFVAVGVASAASVTVPVGTVYNGLSFTGSGSLSFSADLLGALDTGKVSVAGYGAATATVLKDSDGFYTEASASAPITALTIDTATNAVLSAATTGGATQTAPVLKSVSSGGSLTVTDLNVDLANKKVYATIIGGNGVGTLNNFYLWDIGSITGDTTVAGAGTYTTTLTGLSITTDGFNKFVTSLGLLNLGKSALMGVTDFGTITSTITAVPEPSSYALMGLGLAGMGLVARRRAK, encoded by the coding sequence ATGAAATTTGCAATGAAGAGCATCGTCGCTGCTGCAGCATTTGTGGCAGTTGGCGTTGCCAGCGCCGCCAGCGTGACCGTTCCCGTGGGCACGGTCTACAACGGCCTGTCCTTCACCGGTTCTGGCTCGCTGTCGTTCAGCGCTGACCTGCTGGGCGCTCTGGACACCGGGAAGGTTTCCGTGGCTGGCTACGGTGCTGCTACCGCTACCGTTCTGAAGGACTCTGACGGTTTCTACACCGAGGCTTCTGCTTCGGCTCCGATCACCGCTCTGACCATCGACACCGCCACGAACGCCGTTCTGTCTGCTGCTACCACCGGTGGCGCTACCCAGACCGCTCCTGTGCTGAAGAGCGTGTCCAGCGGCGGTTCGCTGACCGTGACCGACCTGAACGTTGACCTGGCCAACAAGAAGGTCTACGCCACGATCATCGGCGGCAACGGCGTGGGCACCCTGAACAACTTCTACCTGTGGGACATCGGTTCCATCACTGGCGACACCACGGTTGCTGGTGCTGGCACCTACACCACGACGCTGACTGGCCTGTCGATCACCACCGACGGTTTCAACAAGTTCGTGACGTCCCTGGGGCTGCTGAACCTGGGCAAGTCGGCTCTGATGGGCGTGACTGACTTCGGTACGATCACTTCCACGATCACCGCTGTGCCTGAGCCTTCGAGCTACGCTCTGATGGGCCTGGGCTTGGCTGGTATGGGCCTGGTGGCTCGTCGCCGCGCCAAGTAA
- a CDS encoding PEP-CTERM sorting domain-containing protein → MKFALKSIVAATAFVAAGMASAASVTVPANTAYNGLSFSGAGSLSFSADLLGALDTGKVSVAGYGAATATVTKDSDGYYTQVSAAAPITALTIDSSTYNVMSAATSGGATQTAPVLKSVSSGGSLTVTDLNVDLANKKVYATIIGGNGVGTLNNFYLWDIGSITGATSVTGAGSFTTTMTGLSITSAGFNTFVQSLGLLNLGKSALSGVTDFGTITSTIVAKNVAVVPEPSTYALMALGLVGMGVVARRRK, encoded by the coding sequence ATGAAATTTGCCTTGAAGAGTATCGTCGCCGCCACCGCCTTCGTTGCAGCCGGCATGGCCAGCGCCGCCAGCGTGACCGTCCCCGCCAACACGGCCTACAACGGCCTGAGCTTTTCGGGGGCGGGCTCCTTGTCCTTCAGCGCTGACCTGCTGGGCGCGCTGGACACCGGCAAGGTCTCCGTTGCCGGCTACGGTGCGGCTACTGCCACCGTGACCAAGGACTCCGATGGCTATTACACCCAGGTTTCGGCTGCGGCACCGATCACCGCCCTGACCATCGACTCCTCGACCTATAACGTGATGAGTGCGGCCACCTCTGGCGGCGCCACCCAGACCGCCCCCGTGCTCAAGAGCGTGTCCAGCGGCGGCTCGCTGACCGTGACCGACCTGAACGTCGACCTGGCCAACAAGAAGGTCTACGCCACCATCATCGGCGGCAACGGCGTGGGTACCCTGAACAACTTCTACCTGTGGGACATCGGCAGCATCACCGGCGCCACCAGTGTCACTGGCGCGGGTTCGTTCACCACCACGATGACCGGCCTTTCCATCACCTCGGCGGGCTTCAACACCTTTGTGCAATCTCTGGGGCTGCTGAACCTGGGCAAGAGCGCCCTGTCTGGCGTGACGGACTTCGGCACCATCACCTCCACGATCGTCGCCAAGAACGTCGCGGTCGTGCCCGAGCCCTCTACCTACGCGCTGATGGCGCTTGGCTTGGTCGGCATGGGTGTGGTGGCCCGCCGCCGCAAGTAA
- the tyrS gene encoding tyrosine--tRNA ligase, whose protein sequence is MSHTEKAPQNQPEHPVTDRVHEALAVTRRGVDELLPEGDWIKKLARSEATGVPLRIKLGLDPTAPDIHLGHTVVLNKLRQLQDIGHTVIFLIGDFTSLIGDPSGRNTTRPPLTAEQIKLNAETYYKQASLVLDPGKTEIRYNSEWCDALGARGMIQLASRYTVARMMERNDFHDRFHAGTSISVHEFLYPLMQGYDSVALKSDLELGGTDQKFNLLMGRHLQAEYGQEPQCILTMPLLEGLDGVEKMSKSKNNYIGISEAPNEMFGKLMSISDDLMWKYFTLLSFRPMDDIARLKAECAAGRNPRDAKVMLGQEIVARFHSVQASEDALVDFVNRSKGGVPDDIPEVTLTLPEGGLAIGQLLKQAGLVPSTSEALRMIDQGGVRIDGTPVSDRGLKLGQGVCVVQVGKRKFAKVTLQG, encoded by the coding sequence ATGTCTCATACCGAAAAAGCCCCGCAAAACCAGCCAGAACACCCTGTCACCGACCGTGTGCACGAGGCCCTGGCGGTCACCCGACGTGGGGTTGACGAACTGCTGCCCGAAGGCGACTGGATCAAGAAGCTGGCTCGGTCAGAAGCCACTGGCGTCCCGTTGCGCATCAAGCTGGGCCTGGACCCTACCGCCCCGGACATCCACCTGGGCCACACGGTCGTGCTCAACAAACTGCGCCAATTGCAGGATATCGGTCATACCGTGATTTTCTTGATCGGCGATTTCACATCGCTGATCGGCGACCCCTCCGGCCGCAACACCACGCGCCCACCGCTCACCGCCGAACAGATCAAGCTCAACGCCGAGACCTATTACAAGCAGGCCAGTCTGGTGCTGGACCCGGGCAAGACCGAGATTCGCTACAACAGCGAATGGTGCGATGCCCTGGGCGCGCGCGGCATGATCCAGCTCGCCAGCCGCTACACCGTGGCCCGCATGATGGAGCGCAACGACTTCCATGACCGCTTCCATGCCGGGACCTCGATCAGCGTGCACGAGTTCCTCTACCCGCTGATGCAGGGCTATGACTCGGTCGCGCTCAAGTCCGACCTGGAGCTGGGCGGCACCGACCAGAAGTTCAACCTGCTGATGGGGCGCCATCTGCAGGCCGAGTATGGCCAGGAGCCCCAGTGCATCCTGACCATGCCCTTGCTGGAAGGCCTGGACGGCGTCGAGAAGATGTCCAAGTCCAAGAACAACTACATCGGCATCAGCGAAGCGCCCAACGAGATGTTCGGCAAGCTCATGAGCATCAGCGACGACCTGATGTGGAAGTACTTCACCCTGCTGAGCTTCCGCCCCATGGATGACATCGCGCGCCTCAAGGCCGAATGCGCGGCTGGCCGCAACCCGCGCGACGCCAAGGTCATGCTGGGCCAGGAAATCGTGGCGCGCTTCCACAGCGTGCAGGCCTCTGAAGACGCGCTGGTGGATTTCGTCAACCGATCCAAGGGTGGCGTGCCCGACGACATTCCTGAAGTGACGCTGACCTTGCCCGAGGGCGGGCTGGCCATTGGCCAGTTGCTCAAGCAGGCGGGCCTGGTGCCTTCCACCAGCGAAGCGCTGCGCATGATCGACCAGGGTGGCGTGCGCATCGACGGCACGCCCGTCAGCGACCGCGGCCTCAAGCTGGGGCAGGGCGTTTGCGTCGTGCAGGTCGGCAAACGCAAATTTGCCAAAGTGACCTTGCAGGGCTGA
- a CDS encoding M23 family metallopeptidase produces the protein MLEALQAGAQSFQAAAHRHPRRVSAAVVALLAGSAVAAFGVAPLTALPQGAQPQIAQIHETVAVPELPVQLSNLDAQTLTLYRSDVTRPADTVDSLLARLGVDDMDTAQFIRNDPVAGTILQGRTGKSVKASVEDGQLQELIVRGPADSVNDLDTHFSRLTITRVKAQGNSPARWDVRKELVPLETVPQLASGTIQSSLYAAADDAHVPDGVTNQLAEIFGNDIDFRRELRKGDAFSVLYEAHTADGEPITWGGSAGRVLAARFINQDKTHDAIWFQEPGKKGAYYDLNGRSKIRSFLASPLAFSRVTSGFAMRFHPILQKWRAHLGVDFGAPTGTPVRTVGDGVVSFAGQQNGYGNVIQIQHSGNRMTVYAHLSRIDVRKGQHVEQGARIGAVGATGWATGPHLHFEFKLSGHQVDPMTIARASDSQVLSPQALAQFRQRTVDVAQTIQAAGQWQTAGAQSGPRFE, from the coding sequence TTGCTTGAGGCATTGCAGGCCGGCGCGCAGTCTTTTCAAGCCGCCGCTCACCGTCACCCCCGCCGCGTCAGCGCCGCCGTGGTGGCCCTTCTGGCCGGTTCGGCCGTTGCGGCGTTTGGTGTGGCCCCGCTGACAGCCCTCCCCCAAGGTGCGCAACCTCAGATTGCGCAGATCCATGAAACCGTCGCCGTGCCGGAGCTGCCTGTTCAGCTGTCGAACCTGGATGCCCAGACGCTGACGCTGTACCGCAGCGACGTGACGCGCCCGGCGGACACGGTGGACAGCCTGCTGGCCCGCCTGGGTGTGGACGACATGGACACGGCCCAGTTCATCCGCAATGACCCGGTGGCCGGCACCATCCTGCAGGGCCGCACCGGCAAGTCGGTCAAGGCTTCGGTGGAAGATGGCCAGTTGCAGGAATTGATCGTGCGCGGCCCAGCCGACTCGGTCAATGACCTGGACACCCACTTCAGTCGCCTGACCATCACGCGCGTGAAGGCCCAGGGCAACAGCCCGGCCCGCTGGGATGTGCGCAAGGAACTGGTGCCCCTGGAGACCGTGCCGCAACTGGCTTCGGGCACCATCCAGTCCTCCCTGTACGCCGCCGCTGACGACGCACATGTGCCCGATGGCGTCACCAACCAGCTGGCTGAAATCTTCGGCAACGACATCGATTTCCGCCGCGAATTGCGCAAGGGCGATGCCTTCAGCGTGCTGTACGAGGCCCACACGGCCGATGGCGAACCCATCACCTGGGGCGGCTCGGCTGGCCGTGTGCTGGCAGCGCGCTTCATCAACCAGGACAAGACCCACGACGCCATCTGGTTCCAGGAGCCTGGCAAGAAAGGCGCTTACTACGACCTCAATGGCCGCAGCAAGATTCGCTCTTTCCTGGCTTCGCCGCTGGCCTTCTCGCGGGTGACATCGGGCTTTGCCATGCGCTTCCACCCGATCCTGCAGAAATGGCGCGCGCACCTGGGCGTGGACTTTGGCGCGCCCACCGGCACGCCGGTTCGCACCGTGGGTGATGGCGTGGTGAGCTTTGCCGGCCAGCAAAACGGTTATGGCAATGTGATTCAGATCCAGCACAGCGGCAACCGCATGACGGTGTACGCACACTTGAGCCGCATCGACGTCCGCAAGGGCCAGCACGTGGAGCAAGGTGCACGCATCGGTGCTGTGGGCGCCACGGGCTGGGCAACCGGCCCGCATCTGCACTTCGAGTTCAAGCTCAGTGGCCACCAGGTGGACCCGATGACGATCGCGCGTGCCTCTGACAGCCAGGTGCTGTCGCCGCAGGCACTGGCCCAGTTCCGCCAGCGCACGGTCGACGTGGCCCAGACCATACAGGCCGCAGGCCAATGGCAGACCGCTGGCGCACAGTCCGGCCCGCGATTCGAATGA
- a CDS encoding anhydro-N-acetylmuramic acid kinase, translating to MSTSTDVLTQGLNLNPSARPGGLFSELYIGLMSGTSLDGVDGVLLQREQDSWRMLAHAHRPLPPTLRQALLELNTPGEDELHRSAVASQALAVLYATVVQAICSAADVLPSEVQAIGAHGQTVRHRPDLGYTIQLNHPALLAEMTGIDVVSDFRSRDVAAGGQGAPLVPAFHQAIFGAPDQTVAVLNIGGMANLSILRPDQVPLGFDCGPGNALLDMWCQWQTGHAYDANGEFGAMGNVMEDWLGDALQEPFFGLPPPKSTGRDLFNAEWLNRWLAPHGLTDGPLADADLARDVQATLCELTARSAAMALREHAPDAAEVVVCGGGALNGDLMRRLGEQLPGVRVGRSDAHGLDVMQVEAAAFAWLAWTHVNRLAGNVPAVTGARGPRVLGALYPAR from the coding sequence ATGAGCACGTCCACCGACGTGTTGACGCAGGGGTTGAACCTCAACCCCTCGGCCCGCCCCGGCGGGCTTTTTTCTGAGCTGTACATCGGGCTGATGTCGGGCACTTCGCTCGATGGGGTGGATGGCGTGCTGCTGCAGCGCGAGCAAGACAGCTGGCGGATGCTGGCGCATGCCCACCGCCCCCTGCCGCCCACGCTGCGCCAGGCGCTGCTGGAACTGAACACACCCGGCGAAGATGAACTGCACCGCAGTGCCGTGGCTTCGCAGGCGCTGGCGGTGCTGTACGCCACCGTGGTGCAGGCCATCTGCTCGGCAGCCGATGTGCTGCCAAGCGAAGTGCAGGCCATTGGCGCCCATGGGCAGACCGTGCGCCACCGGCCCGACCTGGGCTACACCATCCAGCTCAACCACCCCGCCCTGCTGGCCGAGATGACCGGCATCGACGTGGTGTCCGACTTCCGCAGCCGCGATGTGGCGGCTGGCGGCCAGGGTGCGCCGCTGGTGCCGGCCTTTCACCAGGCCATCTTCGGTGCGCCGGACCAGACCGTCGCCGTGCTCAATATCGGCGGCATGGCCAACCTGAGCATCCTGCGCCCAGACCAAGTTCCGCTGGGCTTTGATTGCGGCCCCGGCAACGCCCTGCTGGACATGTGGTGCCAATGGCAGACGGGCCACGCCTATGACGCCAACGGCGAGTTTGGCGCCATGGGCAACGTGATGGAAGACTGGCTGGGTGACGCCCTGCAAGAGCCCTTCTTCGGCCTGCCCCCACCGAAAAGCACCGGGCGAGATCTGTTCAATGCCGAGTGGCTCAACCGCTGGCTGGCGCCGCACGGCTTGACCGATGGCCCGCTGGCCGACGCAGACCTTGCCCGCGATGTGCAAGCCACCTTGTGCGAGCTGACGGCACGCAGCGCCGCCATGGCCTTGCGTGAACACGCGCCAGACGCAGCGGAAGTGGTGGTGTGCGGGGGAGGTGCCCTCAACGGCGACCTGATGCGGCGCCTGGGCGAACAACTACCGGGGGTGCGCGTGGGCAGATCAGATGCCCACGGCCTGGATGTGATGCAGGTCGAGGCCGCGGCTTTCGCCTGGCTGGCCTGGACCCATGTCAACCGACTGGCCGGCAATGTGCCAGCCGTCACCGGGGCGCGAGGGCCCCGTGTGCTGGGCGCGCTTTACCCGGCCCGCTAG
- the erpA gene encoding iron-sulfur cluster insertion protein ErpA has protein sequence MTVVAQAPADTFAADVPAPIIFTDAAASKVAELVAEEGNPDLKLRVFVQGGGCSGFQYGFTFDELTNEDDTKMEKNGVTLLIDAMSLQYLVGAEIDYKDDLEGAQFVIRNPNAQTTCGCGSSFSV, from the coding sequence ATGACCGTAGTTGCCCAAGCCCCTGCTGACACCTTTGCTGCAGACGTTCCGGCGCCCATCATCTTCACCGACGCTGCGGCGTCCAAGGTGGCCGAACTGGTCGCCGAAGAAGGCAACCCGGACCTGAAGCTGCGCGTGTTCGTGCAAGGTGGCGGCTGCTCGGGCTTCCAGTACGGTTTCACCTTCGACGAGTTGACCAACGAAGACGACACCAAGATGGAAAAGAACGGTGTCACGCTGTTGATCGACGCCATGAGCCTGCAGTACCTGGTCGGCGCCGAGATCGACTACAAGGACGACCTCGAAGGTGCCCAGTTCGTGATCCGCAACCCGAACGCCCAGACCACCTGCGGCTGCGGCTCCAGCTTCTCGGTCTGA